In one Oryza glaberrima chromosome 2, OglaRS2, whole genome shotgun sequence genomic region, the following are encoded:
- the LOC127762886 gene encoding peroxidase P7-like — translation MAAMSASGRRVFLLGALLLVAVSCHGGFGGVGVAEGLSTRYYAKTCPAVESVVRSVMARAVAADRRMGASVLRLFFHDCFVNGCDGSVLLDDAPPGFTGEKGAGANAGSARGFEVVDAAKARVEAACRATVSCADVLALAARDAVALLGGPTWPVRLGRKDARTASQAAANGNLPGPVSSLTSLLATFAAKGLSARDMTALSGAHTVGRARCATFRGRVNGGDANVNATFAAQLRRLCPAGTGGDGNLAPLDAETPNVFDNGYFRELTKQRGLLHSDQELFAAGGGGRSSSQDALVRKYAGNGAEFARDFAKAMVKMGNLAPAAGTPVEVRLNCRKPN, via the coding sequence ATGGCGGCAATGTCTGCTTCGGGCCGGAGGGTCTTCTTGCTCGGTGCCCTTCTGCTCGTCGCCGTCTCTTGCCATGGCGgctttggcggcgtcggcgtggcggaGGGTTTGTCGACGAGGTACTATGCTAAGACGTGCCCCGCCGTGGAGTCCGTCGTTCGGTCGGTGAtggcgcgggcggtggcggcggaccgGCGCATGGGCGCGTCCGTGCTCAGGctcttcttccacgactgcttcgtgaACGGCTGCGACGGGTCCGTCCTGCTCGACGACGCGCCGCCGGGGTTCACCGGGGAGAAGGGCGCCGGCGCGAACGCCGGCTCCGCGCGCGGGTTCGAGGTGGTGGACGCGGCGAAGGcgcgggtggaggcggcgtgCCGCGCCACCGTGTCGTGCGCCGACGtgctcgcgctcgccgcgcgcgacgccgtGGCGCTCCTCGGCGGGCCGACGTGGCCCGTGAGGCTGGGACGGAAGGACGCCCGCACGGCGAGCCAGGCCGCGGCGAACGGCAACCTCCCCGGTCCGGTGTCAAGCCTCACCTCGCTGCTCGCCACGTTCGCCGCCAAGGGCCTTTCGGCGCGCGACATGACGGCGCTGTCGGGTGCGCACACGGTGGGGCGCGCCCGGTGCGCCACGTTCCGCGGCCGCGtcaacggcggcgacgccaaCGTGAACGCCACCTTCGCCGCCCAGCTCCGGCGCCTGTGCCCCGcgggcaccggcggcgacggcaacctcGCGCCGCTGGACGCCGAGACGCCCAACGTGTTCGACAACGGCTACTTCCGCGAGCTGACGAAGCAGCGCGGGCTGCTGCACTCGGACCAGGAGctgttcgccgccggcggcggcggcaggtcgTCGTCGCAGGACGCGCTGGTGCGGAAGTACGCCGGCAACGGGGCGGAGTTCGCGAGGGACTTCGCCAAGGCGATGGTTAAGATGGGGAacctcgcgccggccgccgggacGCCGGTGGAGGTCAGGCTCAACTGCCGGAAGCCCAACTAG
- the LOC127761668 gene encoding thermospermine synthase ACAULIS5, whose amino-acid sequence MVGAVQEGIVREMNGGFEVMSGYNRSSMAPKQQQREEESKWYEEEIDDDLKLCYALNSVLHRGASKYQEIALIDTKHFGKALIIDGKMQSTEVDEFIYHESLIHPPLLFHPNPKTVFIMGGGEGSAAREVLRHNTVHRVVMCDIDQEVVDFCRTYLTVNWDAFASDKLCLIINDARAELEKSREKFDVIVGDLADPVEGGPCYQLYTKSFYQHIVKPKLNDRGVFVTQAGPAGVLTHKEVFSSIYNTLRHVFKYVKAYTAHVPSFADTWGWVMASDYPFSMNAQQINERIKERIDGELVYLSGESLISSTILNKSVYQSLLNETHVYTEDDARFIYGHGRARCA is encoded by the exons ATGGTTGGGGCCGTGCAGGAAGGGATAGTGCGTGAGATGAACGGAGGATTCGAGGTTATGAGCGGGTATAACAGGTCGTCCATGGCGccgaagcagcagcagagggaggaggagagcaagTGGTACGAGGAGGAGATCGACGACGACCTCAAGCTCTGCTACGCTCTCAACAG TGTGTTGCACCGGGGAGCAAGCAAGTACCAGGAGATCGCTCTCATTGATACAAAGCATTTTGGCAAG GCTCTAATAATCGATGGGAAGATGCAGAGCACAGAGGTGGACGAGTTCATCTACCATGAGTCCCTCATacaccctcccctcctcttccaTCCCAA CCCAAAGACGGTGTTCATCATGGGAGGCGGCGAGGGTTCCGCGGCGAGGGAGGTGCTCCGGCACAACACCGTCCACAGGGTCGTCATGTGCGACATCGACCAG GAGGTGGTGGACTTCTGCCGGACGTACCTGACCGTCAACTGGGACGCCTTCGCCAGCGACAAGCTCTGCCTCATCATCAACGACGCCAG GGCGGAGCTGGAGAAGAGTAGGGAGAAGTTCGACGTGATAGTGGGAGACTTGGCTGACCCAGTGGAGGGGGGCCCCTGCTACCAGCTCTACACCAAGTCATTCTACCAACACATCGTCAAGCCCAAGCTCAACGACCGCGGCGTCTTCGTCACCCAG GCAGGGCCAGCCGGCGTTCTGACCCACAAGGAGGTCTTCTCCTCCATCTACAACACCCTCAGGCATGTCTTCAAGT ATGTCAAAGCATACACTGCTCATGTGCCATCCTTTGCTGACACCTGGGGCTGGGTCATG GCATCAGATTATCCATTTAGCATGAATGCTCAGCAAATCAATGAGAGGATCAAGGAGAGGATAGATGGGGAGCTGGTGTACTTGAGTGGGGAGTCCCTCATTTCCTCTACCATATTGAACAAGAGCGTTTACCAGTC GCTGTTGAATGAGACGCATGTGTACACCGAGGATGATGCAAGGTTCATCTACGGACATGGAAGGGCACGTTGTGCTTGA